The Metarhizium brunneum chromosome 5, complete sequence sequence GTATTCTTGCGGCCCTTGTCCGCAATGTCGTTGGCAGCGTGGTTGAATCCTGCCAATATCTGGGAAGTGGTTGCATCGTTTTTGTCGTCGAAAACCTTGACAGATAGCACTCTAGCCTGCTTAGCCGCGCCGTAGGTCTTGGAGGCGATAATTCCAGCTACGTGAGTTCCGTGGCCGGTCCCGTCACTAAAGTCATCCTCCCCGGTAGCAGTCTTAACGGCAGTCCAAAGGTTTTCAGCACGGCCCTCGAACTCTTGATGCGTAGTTCGAATACCGGTGTCGACTACATACGCATAATACGTCTTTCCATTGGTCCACAAATCATAGTAATACTCGAAATTCCGAAACACAGTTACCGATGGAAGCTTGTGAGGGAATCGGTGAGAGATGGCTCGGAGGTTCCATGGTGCCCTGTTCTGAACTGTTGCCTTGGGTCCTTCTGGcgctgccaaggccagcccaaaaaggacggcgagggccgTTGAGGTTTTCATCTAAGCAATATAGTAGGTGTTTGTGAAATCGATGGATAGAAATTGCCGGCTGAAGGCTAGGTGTTGACTGTAGCTGCTTTTGGGACTGTTCTTGTATCAGTTGGTTCGTCTTATATAAGAGAGAGAGCTCTGCTTGTGAAGAGATAACCCACTTTAGTCTTCTTTACATgacgccttttttttttggaccTATATGAAATTAAGGGCTGTGTACTATTCATGCGCATTGTGCTAATATACGTAAGGCTGCCAGGAACAGGGGGGCAAGTATGGCATGATTCCGCATGAATCACTTTATATAAGAGAGCTGCGcataaaaagctaaaaccCCCCTGTCTTCCATACTAGGAGATCTTCAAAGCGTGTCGTAGATAGGATCCTGAACACTTGGGGAATAAGCTCCAAGCAAGCCCGCTGTGGAGAATGATAAAACACGAGAAACCGTAGCGAGGAAAGAGAACAGATTGTAAAAGCAAAAGCTGGAGAACAAGGACTCAGGGGCTTTAATGAGGCAGAAGCTGAGCTTTAGACTGTACACATGCTATAGGTTTATAGTTGCCCTTTTTGGAGTTTCTCCAACGGGCGTAATAAATCTACTCTACTCTGTACACAGCCTTTGGTTGAATAAAAGAAATACCAAGTacaaaaagagaaaagaaagctAATCTAAAAAGAGGAAAGTTTAACTAGAGATTAATATAGTTACTTATAATAGCCTACCTAGCTACTATCTAGTCACTATAACCTCTATTACACATTCATAGGCCTGTTTCTACCACAAGCCAGCTTTGACAGCAGCCCGTTACAGCAAAACATCCTAGAAGACGAGGGTTCATCCTCCTGTTTTTCTTTGTCTTGCTCAgcgttgttgttgttccCTACCAAGTTTGGCGTCCTGTTGTTCTTGTCCTCCTTTTCAGGAGGAATACAAGCTTTGTCTTTTATAGCCGTCTCCAGAATATGTTTCTTTAAATTAGCGGCACCCTTGATACCATGAATAGATATCGCATTCAAGATAAGACCTGAGATATAAGGCGTAGCAAAAGAGGAACCAGTTTCCCGTATAATATTGGTATCGCTCCCTGCACCAGTAGTTTCCACTCCAACGCCAGGAGCTAGAATACTCACTGCTGATCCAAAATTTGATGTCTCAGAAATAGCCCATTGTTGGTTAATGTGGCCAACGCTAATTACTCCATCAGCAGATCCTGGAGAGTGGTTACTAGCATCGTCGGCCTCATTTCCGGCGGCAACAACTATCGGAACATCGGTCTCGATAATAAGTCTTTCCACAAAAGTATTTAGTGCCTGTAATTTTGGGATCCCAAAGGATAAATTAATAACTGACGAATCCTTGCGGGAATTCTTGAGTATATCCTCTGCAGCCCAGAGGAGTGCGTTGATTGCTTCACTGCCTGTGCAACCATCTGGTCCTAGTAAATGTATAGATATAAGAGTCGCCTTTTTTGCAACGCCGTAGGTCTTGCTACTAATAATTCCAGCAACTCCAGTACCATGATCCCCGTGGATAGTTTGATCAGCAGGATAGATACTATGAGCAGCCTTTGCGCGGCCCTCGAACTCTTCATGGGTGGTACGAATACCACTATCAAGAATATACGCGAACGTACCGGCGCCGGCCTTATCAtcgtagtagtacttggaGCTTTCAGGAGGCGGAAATCCTTCATAAAAGTCTCCCGGACTTCGGTGAGATATAGCTCTTAGACCCCATGGGGCACTGGTCTGCGTTTGTAGAGATCTCTTTGCTAGCTTTACATGGTTTTTCAGTCCTAAAGCTAGTTCAAGAGGCGCGAGGGTATTGTCATTGATGACAGATTCAGGTTGGTCGATCTGCGACTCGACAACAGGTGCATGAGCCACTCGAGCTGAAGTCAGCCCAAAGAATAAAGCGAGAGTGATTGAGATGTGCATTTTATAAAGAAGGTTTTAATAAACTTGAGATAGTAATTACACGTTTTAAAATTGCACTTCCCACTGCAACCACGCTTATATACTTCTTCTATGTGCGTGTTGGATGCTGTTACACGAGAGCTCCTCGGAAATGACAGAATCCTTTTGGTCTTCATTTGCTTAATTAATTTGGAGTGCCGTTCCCTTTTCCGACCCTTCGGCATTGATAGCTGTGAACTCTTTATGCGCCTCGTCTCATCATGCGCAATGCTACTAGGACCGGGGGTAACCACTTCGGCCGCAAGTACCTGGCCCATCCCagcccagcaacagccaGGTAGACCTTCTAAAGTCATAGATGCTGGGAATACGACAGGCGTGCGGTACAGTAGAGGGAGGACGCAACGAAATATTCGCAGGACAAGGAGTCAATAGGAATTAGCTAAGAGTGATGGCGAAGATCCAGATTGTATCGTTGTGAGGCAATAAATTAAGTAGACGTTTTTTGCCAGTATTGTGACAGTTACTGGCTGACAGTACTGTAAAAGAACGGTAGTTTAATCTGAAATACAAGCTTGCGAGATAGCAGAAGACTAATTACGCCCACAACGACAAGTGATACTGCAATTCATGGTGATGTAGGAGCTTGTTAGTGAAGTTGGCTACACAGTAGTAATTTTGGGTAGCTTTAGGTACCTACATAAGACCCAGCTTCTTATCTATAATAAGGTTATGTAGCCCACGAATAACCCCAGAAAAACTTAGATACCCACGGGTGCCCAGGGGTACCCGTGGTTACACCCTAGATATGAAACAGCACTGCTCCATACTAGCGTCCTAgttattagcttatattgCAGGAGATTCTAGTTACAATGCGAGCTAAAAAGGTCAGGCCATCTGCCGAGCAATAAAAGTGAGAACAGTCAACTGCCGAGCAATAAAAGTAGGAACAGTCAACTGCCGAGCAATAAAAGTGGGAAcagtcaactggtcttcTTTGTTAATAGTAGTCTGGTTATGTAGCATCAGGCTAGGATCATCCCTATCCGAACATCTACCACCCGACATTATGAGTGGTCTGTACATTAGCCGGCGACTTAAGCATAATAAAAGGCAGTGTTCAGATAGATTGGCAACCTCGAGCATAAGAGGCAGTGGTCTGATTGCTTGAAAAACTCGAGCAGGGAACACCTGGAACAATGTCAATAATATCACGACATCGTTAGAGCCAAGCAATAAACAAAAAAGGAATCTTAGCGTTAATTGACTTTTACGATAAGCTTTACGTACTAGCCAGCGCATGATAATGCCGCAACTAGGAAGCAATAGTGGCACCACAGCAAAGCTAGCATGAATGCATATTCGAGGACTATGGAGCATGTTTGACATTACACTGGGATGTAGGAACCTCAGTGGTTTCGTCACCAAGAAGTGGCCAGGCTGGTCAGGGCCTGGATGGTTTTGA is a genomic window containing:
- the alp1_3 gene encoding Alkaline protease 1, yielding MHISITLALFFGLTSARVAHAPVVESQIDQPESVINDNTLAPLELALGLKNHVKLAKRSLQTQTSAPWGLRAISHRSPGDFYEGFPPPESSKYYYDDKAGAGTFAYILDSGIRTTHEEFEGRAKAAHSIYPADQTIHGDHGTGVAGIISSKTYGVAKKATLISIHLLGPDGCTGSEAINALLWAAEDILKNSRKDSSVINLSFGIPKLQALNTFVERLIIETDVPIVVAAGNEADDASNHSPGSADGVISVGHINQQWAISETSNFGSAVSILAPGVGVETTGAGSDTNIIRETGSSFATPYISGLILNAISIHGIKGAANLKKHILETAIKDKACIPPEKEDKNNRTPNLVGNNNNAEQDKEKQEDEPSSSRMFCCNGLLSKLACGRNRPMNV